A single Elaeis guineensis isolate ETL-2024a chromosome 15, EG11, whole genome shotgun sequence DNA region contains:
- the LOC140854088 gene encoding protein FAR1-RELATED SEQUENCE 4-like, translating to MERPNYPMSEAPSVTFRSINWTAANVPMSSGLHAPYSILERGDEFRKGLYFADKIDLQTAVRRYSVDTHHEFKVVESEPNLWIVKCTKNRFNYIADYRKLLEVKQKAMVLVYENWDKSYDLLPKWLRAVEEFNPGSWVKFINTPTDHPSFAIFDHVFWAFALLIEGFKHCRPVISIDATFLYEKYREKLMIATTVDGNNQIFPLSFTIVDEESTDTWGWLLACQRSLIRSRRDICLISDRHAGLLAAVQNEHLSWQPPYAHHVYYLRHAASNFNTRFKDTRLRDLLKRTSMQIQSRKFDKYMKKIKKMNLEAFQWLSEISIDKWYLAHDGGRRFGIMTTNLSKCFNRVL from the exons ATGGAGCGCCCAAATTATCCAATGTCTGAAGCTCCTTCAGTTACATTCAGGAGCATTAATTGGACAGCTGCTAATGTACCAATGTCTTCTGGATTGCATGCACCTTATAGTATCTTGGAAAGAGGTGATGAGTTCCGTAAAGGGCTCTATTTTGCGGATAAGATAGATCTACAAACTGCAGTAAGACGGTATTCAGTGGACACACACCATGAATTCAAGGTTGTTGAGTCAGAGCCAAATCTTTGGATTGTTAAAT GCACAAAGAATAGATTCAATTACATAGCCGATTATAGAAAGCTATTGGAGGTGAAGCAGAAAGCAATGGTCTTGGTATATGAAAATTGGGATAAGTCATATGACTTATTGCCCAAGTGGCTGCGTGCTGTAGAAGAATTTAATCCTGGATCTTGGGTAAAGTTCATTAACACTCCTACTGATCATCCATCATTTGCTATATTTGATCATGTTTTTTGGGCATTTGCACTGTTGATTGAAGGCTTCAAGCACTGTAGACCGGTAATCAGTATTGATGCGACATTTTTGTATGAAAAGTATCGAGAGAAATTGATGATCGCAACTACTGTCGATGGAAATAATCAGATTTTTCCACTTTCATTTACAATAGTAGATGAAGAGTCGACAGATACATGGGGCTGGCTCTTAGCTTGTCAGAGATCTCTTATTAGATCACGTCGGGATATCTGTCTAATTTCAGATCGGCATGCAGGTTTATTAGCTGCTGTACAAAATGAACATCTTAGTTGGCAGCCACCCTATGCACATCATGTATACTATCTACGCCATGCAGCTAGCAACTTCAACACTAGATTCAAGGATACAAGACTAAGAGATTTGTTAAAGAGAACCAGTATGCAAATACAATCCAGAAAGTTCGACAAATAcatgaagaaaattaaaaaaatgaactTAGAAGCCTTCCAATGGTTGTCTGAAATTTCGATAGACAAATGGTATCTTGCACATGATGGTGGCCGAAGATTTGGCATAATGACTACAAATTTATCTAAATGTTTTAATAGAGTGCTATAA